A stretch of Geomonas oryzisoli DNA encodes these proteins:
- a CDS encoding S10 family peptidase codes for MVTDHKAQIGGKEISYQACAGTLPVLTDTGETEADIFYVSYRVVQPASPKTRPVLFVFNGGPGAASVWLHLGALGPRRVQMLPDGSMPAPPFHLVDNASSLLDVADLVFVDPVGTGYSRAAKPDLTKKFAAVQGDIDSLDRFVRLYLTRNGLWDAPVFLVGESYGTFRSAGLAEHLVEHGVALNGLILVSSILNLQTVSFDYGNDLPYQLFLPSYTATAWYHGKLAPELQADLDRTLAQAEQWAASDYLWALNKGDRLTATERKSVAEKLAGFTGLSVELVQNRNLRVDNRDFARELLRGEGRMVGLMDSRFNAENAEPGRQLGFDATVANIRPPFTSTVNAYLREELGYQSDLEYYVLGGGTGRWDWEAKNSYADTGENLRNAMVKNPYLKVMVASGLFDLATPHFATDYTLAHLGLAAGLRRNISVKRYRSGHMMYLEGDALVQLKRDAAEFIGTTLKR; via the coding sequence GTGGTAACCGATCACAAGGCGCAGATCGGCGGCAAGGAGATTTCATATCAGGCCTGCGCCGGCACACTGCCGGTGCTCACCGACACCGGTGAGACCGAAGCCGACATCTTCTACGTCTCCTACCGCGTTGTGCAACCCGCTTCGCCCAAAACCCGCCCCGTGCTCTTCGTCTTCAACGGCGGTCCCGGTGCCGCCTCCGTCTGGCTGCACCTCGGGGCACTGGGACCCAGGCGCGTGCAGATGCTCCCCGACGGCAGCATGCCGGCACCTCCTTTCCACCTGGTCGACAACGCATCGAGTTTGCTCGACGTCGCCGATCTTGTCTTCGTGGACCCCGTCGGCACCGGATACAGCCGTGCCGCCAAGCCCGACCTCACCAAGAAATTCGCGGCCGTCCAAGGCGACATCGACTCGCTGGATCGTTTCGTCAGGCTCTACCTTACCCGCAACGGGCTCTGGGACGCCCCCGTCTTCCTGGTCGGCGAAAGCTACGGCACTTTCCGGTCGGCAGGGCTGGCTGAGCACCTGGTCGAGCACGGTGTGGCGCTGAACGGACTGATCCTCGTTTCCAGCATCCTCAACCTGCAGACCGTGTCCTTCGATTACGGTAACGACCTTCCCTACCAGCTTTTCCTGCCGAGTTACACGGCGACCGCCTGGTACCATGGCAAACTCGCACCGGAGTTGCAGGCCGACCTGGACCGGACCTTGGCCCAGGCTGAACAGTGGGCGGCATCCGACTATCTCTGGGCGCTCAACAAGGGTGATCGACTGACCGCGACGGAGCGAAAGTCCGTTGCCGAAAAGTTGGCGGGATTCACCGGGCTCAGTGTCGAGCTGGTACAGAACAGGAACTTGCGGGTTGATAACCGTGATTTCGCCAGGGAGTTGCTGCGCGGCGAGGGGCGCATGGTGGGCTTGATGGACAGCAGGTTCAACGCGGAAAATGCGGAGCCCGGTAGACAGCTGGGGTTCGATGCTACCGTTGCCAACATCCGTCCCCCCTTCACCAGCACCGTCAACGCTTATCTGCGGGAGGAACTGGGCTACCAGTCGGATCTTGAGTATTACGTGCTGGGAGGCGGCACCGGCCGCTGGGATTGGGAGGCCAAGAACAGCTATGCCGATACCGGGGAAAACCTGCGTAACGCCATGGTCAAGAACCCCTATCTGAAGGTCATGGTCGCCTCGGGGCTGTTCGACCTGGCCACGCCGCATTTCGCCACCGACTATACCCTGGCACACCTCGGCCTGGCTGCGGGGCTGCGCCGAAACATCTCCGTCAAACGGTACCGCTCCGGCCACATGATGTACTTGGAGGGGGATGCGCTGGTTCAGCTCAAGAGGGACGCGGCGGAGTTTATCGGGACGACTCTCAAGCGTTAG
- a CDS encoding OmpH family outer membrane protein, whose amino-acid sequence MNRFVTLLIGSALTSFVAANGFAAETAPVAAPVAAPVAAPAPAPAPAAAVAPAVPAKDEANAASVKIAFIDMSKVASESPEGKAATESLKKKSEQLRAKLDARTKQLEKQKAAIEAKLPTMTQKERAAKAAEFQKKVEDYQKLARASELEVNKLQEKLTNEIGGIIKKAAADYAKANGYLLVVEEKGVLFADEKVKPKDISEEVAAELSKKGKK is encoded by the coding sequence ATGAACAGGTTCGTGACACTACTCATCGGTTCCGCACTCACCTCTTTCGTCGCCGCCAACGGCTTTGCCGCTGAGACCGCTCCGGTTGCAGCTCCCGTAGCAGCTCCGGTTGCAGCACCCGCTCCCGCACCGGCACCGGCCGCTGCGGTTGCCCCCGCTGTTCCCGCCAAGGACGAAGCGAACGCGGCATCGGTCAAAATCGCGTTTATCGACATGTCCAAGGTCGCATCGGAATCTCCCGAGGGGAAGGCGGCCACCGAGTCGCTGAAGAAGAAGTCGGAACAGCTGCGCGCCAAACTCGACGCCCGCACCAAGCAGCTCGAGAAGCAAAAGGCCGCCATCGAGGCGAAGCTGCCCACCATGACCCAGAAAGAGCGCGCAGCCAAGGCCGCCGAGTTCCAGAAGAAGGTCGAGGATTACCAGAAGCTGGCCCGCGCCAGTGAGCTTGAGGTAAACAAGCTGCAGGAGAAGCTGACCAATGAGATAGGTGGCATCATCAAGAAGGCTGCTGCCGACTACGCCAAGGCCAACGGCTACCTGCTGGTGGTCGAGGAAAAAGGGGTACTCTTTGCCGATGAAAAGGTGAAGCCCAAAGACATCAGCGAGGAAGTTGCTGCCGAGCTCTCCAAGAAAGGGAAGAAATAG
- a CDS encoding DUF2844 domain-containing protein, with protein MMLPICRISLCMALVISLSYDLAHATLGEPAQTIVRDTNAFSGKFLKSTNTARYRVESIASGITATTVREYVNPSGVVFAVAWNGLVHPDLQVLLGNYHDDYRKALAGTPRQPGRRGLKLTTRRLVVETWGHMRNLQGRAYLSELLPEGVSLDEIR; from the coding sequence ATGATGCTACCAATCTGCCGTATCTCGCTTTGCATGGCGCTGGTCATCTCTTTGAGCTATGACCTGGCGCACGCGACCCTGGGCGAACCGGCCCAGACCATTGTCCGGGACACCAACGCCTTTTCCGGCAAGTTCCTGAAATCGACCAACACCGCCAGGTATCGCGTCGAGTCGATCGCATCAGGAATTACGGCCACCACGGTGCGGGAATACGTCAATCCTTCCGGCGTGGTCTTCGCGGTAGCCTGGAACGGGCTGGTGCACCCCGATTTACAGGTGCTGCTCGGCAACTATCACGACGACTACCGCAAGGCGCTTGCCGGCACACCGCGTCAGCCGGGGCGCCGAGGTCTCAAATTGACCACGCGGCGGCTGGTGGTGGAAACCTGGGGACATATGCGCAACCTGCAAGGGCGGGCCTACCTTTCCGAACTCCTGCCCGAAGGAGTGAGCCTCGATGAGATCCGTTAA
- a CDS encoding DUF3443 family protein has protein sequence MRSVKLLVVTIMVAVLVALSGCGGGGKKGPTLTSISVAPVNSTLAVGTTGQFTATGTYSDNSTRDITGLVSWTSSAAGVVTISNATGTKGVATAVSVGITTVTATLGAVAGSTNLTTTSTSSPAANVMPMSVNGSLCSGGSYLNKACVSVTICNPDLSVCQTVNDILLDTGSYGLRVFQQAIPNLTLPPVASGAGSLTGCVQFADGSSLWGPIRTAMVKLGNEPYVSVPIQVINSSFGSLPNTCSNADPTPVSSGFAGILGIGVLKEDCGLGCTITADNGVYYSCNGTTCVGASVPLADQVQNPVAALPTDHNGLIVSLPAVPVGGVPSVEGSVILGIGTSTNNILSGPVVLRTDSAGDFTTVFNGVPTNGFVDTGSNGLFFPNADPSVLPVCPAPNTDWYCPPVTRSLLATNVGLGGTPRSTVSFQVSNFNTLVSSSNRVFSDIGGPSGFGFDWGLPFFMGRSVAFGIEGESSGLGTGPYVAY, from the coding sequence ATGAGATCCGTTAAGCTGCTGGTCGTCACGATCATGGTAGCGGTGCTGGTCGCCCTGTCCGGGTGCGGCGGTGGCGGCAAAAAAGGCCCTACCCTCACCTCGATATCGGTCGCTCCGGTCAATTCGACCTTAGCCGTCGGCACCACCGGGCAGTTCACCGCAACCGGAACCTATTCCGACAACAGTACCCGGGACATCACCGGCCTGGTTTCCTGGACCTCCTCAGCTGCCGGGGTGGTGACCATAAGTAACGCGACCGGGACCAAGGGGGTGGCCACCGCGGTCTCGGTGGGGATAACGACCGTGACCGCCACGCTGGGCGCCGTTGCCGGATCGACCAACCTGACCACGACGTCGACATCGTCCCCTGCCGCCAACGTGATGCCGATGTCGGTCAACGGCTCCCTCTGTTCCGGGGGAAGCTACCTCAACAAGGCCTGCGTCAGCGTCACCATCTGCAACCCCGACCTTTCCGTCTGCCAGACGGTGAACGACATCCTCCTGGACACCGGCAGTTACGGCTTGCGGGTCTTCCAGCAGGCGATCCCGAACCTGACCCTGCCGCCTGTTGCCAGCGGTGCAGGTTCGCTGACCGGATGCGTTCAGTTCGCCGACGGCAGCTCCCTTTGGGGGCCGATCAGGACGGCCATGGTCAAACTGGGCAACGAACCGTACGTCTCCGTACCGATCCAGGTGATCAACTCCAGCTTCGGCTCGCTTCCCAATACCTGTTCCAACGCAGACCCCACCCCGGTCTCCTCAGGTTTCGCCGGTATCCTCGGGATCGGTGTCCTCAAGGAGGATTGCGGGCTCGGCTGCACCATTACTGCCGACAACGGTGTGTATTACAGCTGCAACGGCACTACCTGTGTCGGCGCCTCGGTCCCGCTGGCTGACCAGGTGCAGAACCCGGTTGCTGCGTTGCCGACAGATCACAACGGCTTGATCGTGAGCCTGCCGGCAGTGCCCGTGGGGGGCGTGCCGTCGGTGGAAGGATCGGTGATTCTCGGGATCGGTACCAGCACCAACAACATCCTTTCGGGGCCGGTGGTGCTCAGGACCGACTCGGCCGGGGATTTCACCACCGTCTTCAACGGCGTTCCCACCAACGGGTTCGTCGATACCGGCTCCAACGGCCTGTTCTTCCCCAACGCCGATCCCAGCGTGCTCCCGGTGTGTCCCGCGCCCAATACCGATTGGTACTGCCCCCCGGTTACCAGGTCATTGCTGGCGACCAACGTCGGCCTAGGCGGCACACCAAGGTCCACGGTCAGTTTCCAGGTCTCCAATTTCAACACCCTCGTGAGCAGCTCCAACCGGGTCTTCAGCGACATCGGCGGACCGTCCGGCTTCGGGTTCGACTGGGGGCTCCCCTTCTTCATGGGACGCAGCGTAGCCTTCGGTATCGAAGGTGAAAGCTCCGGGCTCGGCACCGGTCCCTACGTCGCTTACTAA
- a CDS encoding DNA/RNA non-specific endonuclease, giving the protein MHLLTFVFFILVSATPALAGPIEDCREFATYGVPGQSGDLLCRKGFLLSHDSQKKTPLWVVERMTRERLQAKLKRANNFRPDAELPKGQRAELSDYRGSGYDRGHMAPAADMAWDEQAMSESFYLSNMVPQAGEGMNRGIWAELEGKVRKWVEKRGELFIYSGPIYPKGAVKTIGRNQVAVPAALYKVILDPARHEALALIMPNQALESDDMPKYLVPVREVERQTGLDFFSTLPKDEQDRIETPVPPALWQ; this is encoded by the coding sequence ATGCATCTCCTCACATTCGTCTTCTTCATCCTTGTATCGGCCACCCCGGCATTGGCCGGCCCGATCGAGGACTGCCGGGAGTTCGCCACCTATGGCGTTCCGGGGCAAAGCGGTGATCTGCTGTGCCGTAAGGGTTTCCTGCTAAGCCATGATTCGCAAAAGAAGACGCCGCTTTGGGTCGTCGAGAGGATGACCAGGGAGCGGCTGCAGGCAAAGCTTAAGCGGGCCAACAACTTCCGCCCCGATGCCGAGCTTCCCAAGGGGCAGCGCGCGGAGCTTTCCGACTACCGGGGATCGGGCTATGATCGCGGTCACATGGCACCGGCGGCGGACATGGCGTGGGACGAGCAGGCGATGTCGGAGAGCTTCTACCTCTCCAACATGGTGCCGCAGGCGGGCGAGGGGATGAACCGCGGCATCTGGGCCGAGCTCGAGGGGAAGGTGCGCAAATGGGTGGAGAAACGGGGGGAACTCTTCATCTACAGCGGCCCGATCTATCCCAAGGGCGCGGTGAAAACCATCGGGCGCAACCAGGTGGCGGTGCCGGCCGCACTGTACAAGGTGATCCTCGATCCGGCCCGGCACGAGGCGCTCGCGCTGATCATGCCGAACCAGGCGCTGGAGAGCGATGACATGCCGAAGTACCTGGTGCCGGTGCGCGAGGTGGAACGGCAGACCGGCCTTGATTTCTTTTCGACACTCCCCAAGGACGAGCAGGACCGGATCGAGACACCGGTTCCGCCTGCACTCTGGCAATAA